The region GGAAACACATGAGTTGGTTGTTCCTAAATCGATTCCAATAATTTTACCCATTGTTGTATTTGTTTAATTCTATATGGTTTTTGTTTTATTTATTTCAACACCTCAGATTTATCAATGACTGTGCCATAGGCAAAAATGATTATAAAGCATACATTTATGTCAGTTTTGCGATTTGTTAATGCGATGCTTTGTCAGTAGCTTTTAATGAGAGATTATGCTATTTGTGGTCTAAATGTTTGTTTTTCAATCTTTAAGTGCTATTGATGTCAATATGTCAGTTTTGTGGTTGTCAGATTTGTTTTAGATCACCATATTCTTATTTGCAAGAGTGCTTATGTTAGAATATTGCTTTACCTTTGCAGGAACTAACCAAAACATATTGTATATGTCAAGCGAAGGTGGAGTAAAGGTTGTAACAACCCATGTTTTGCACGAAATGAAATTGCGTGGTGAGAAAATAGCCATGCTTACAGCATATGATTACTCAATGGCTCGCATACTAGATGCGGCTGGAATTGATATTCTCCTTGTTGGAGATTCAGCCTCCAATGTTATGGCAGGTCACGAATCGACACTGCCAATTACCCTGGATCAGATGATTTATCATGCTAGTTCGGTAATGCGTGCGGTAAAGAGGGCTTTGGTTGTGGTTGATTTACCTTTTGGAACATATCAAGGAAACTCCAAGTTAGCGTTGAATTCTGCTATCAGAATAATGAAGGAGAGTGGTGCCGATGCTGTAAAACTTGAGGGTGGCGCAGAGATTATTGATTCTGTTACTCGTATTCTTTCAGCGGGTATTCCAGTAATGGGACATCTTGGTTTAACACCTCAGTCAATTCATAAGTTTGGCACCTATGTGGTTAGAGCCAAAGATGAAGCAGAGGCGAAGAAACTTGTTGCGGATGCTCATAAACTCGAAGAGGCTGGTTGCTTTTCAATAGTATTGGAAAAAATTCCTGCCAAATTGGGGGCGCAGGTGGCTAGTGAACTGAAAATTCCTGTTATTGGAATCGGTGCTGGTCATGGAGTCGATGGACAGGTTTTGGTAACTCATGATATGCTTGGTATTACACAAGAATTCTCGCCACGTTTTCTTCGTCGTTATCATAATTTGTTTGCAGAGATGACCGGTTCGTTTCAGGCGTACATTAAGGATGTGAAAT is a window of Tenuifilaceae bacterium CYCD DNA encoding:
- the panB gene encoding 3-methyl-2-oxobutanoate hydroxymethyltransferase, producing MSSEGGVKVVTTHVLHEMKLRGEKIAMLTAYDYSMARILDAAGIDILLVGDSASNVMAGHESTLPITLDQMIYHASSVMRAVKRALVVVDLPFGTYQGNSKLALNSAIRIMKESGADAVKLEGGAEIIDSVTRILSAGIPVMGHLGLTPQSIHKFGTYVVRAKDEAEAKKLVADAHKLEEAGCFSIVLEKIPAKLGAQVASELKIPVIGIGAGHGVDGQVLVTHDMLGITQEFSPRFLRRYHNLFAEMTGSFQAYIKDVKSKDFPNEREQY